The proteins below come from a single Deltaproteobacteria bacterium genomic window:
- the ftsY gene encoding signal recognition particle-docking protein FtsY: MLKWFRKQEDENQPDTPGPAGEGNIISAPEEQEPKENKKGFFGRLKDRLTKTRETLISRVDHLVLGKKEIDEDLLDELEEILITSDLGVMTTRALIESVQQKVKRKELDNPERLKETLQQEILRFLEVPGKIPDYSQKPFIILVIGVNGVGKTTTIGKLAQKFKSQGKKVLLVAGDTFRAAAGEQLEIWAGRSGAEIIRQKEGSDPSAVVYDGVKAARSRGMDLVLIDTAGRLHTRVNLMEELKKIRRVIRKEVPEGPHQTWLILDATMGQNAISQARIFNEAMEINGIILTKLDGTAKGGIIVGICNELKIPIEYIGIGEKVDDLQPFNPEEFVRALF, encoded by the coding sequence ATGTTGAAATGGTTTCGCAAGCAAGAAGATGAAAATCAACCGGACACCCCTGGTCCTGCCGGAGAGGGAAATATAATATCCGCCCCGGAGGAACAGGAGCCGAAGGAAAATAAAAAAGGATTTTTCGGCCGGCTCAAGGATCGATTGACCAAGACCCGGGAAACCTTGATCAGCCGGGTGGACCATCTGGTTCTGGGAAAAAAGGAGATCGACGAAGATTTGTTGGATGAGCTGGAGGAAATACTTATTACCTCCGACCTGGGGGTTATGACCACCCGGGCCCTGATCGAATCGGTGCAGCAAAAGGTTAAGAGGAAAGAATTGGATAACCCGGAACGGCTGAAGGAAACCCTTCAACAGGAGATCCTCCGTTTTCTGGAAGTGCCCGGTAAAATACCGGACTATTCTCAGAAACCTTTTATCATCCTGGTCATCGGGGTCAATGGGGTAGGAAAAACCACCACCATCGGGAAGCTGGCCCAAAAATTCAAAAGTCAGGGGAAGAAGGTCTTGCTGGTGGCCGGCGACACCTTCCGGGCCGCAGCCGGGGAACAATTAGAGATCTGGGCCGGTCGCTCCGGGGCCGAGATCATCCGCCAGAAGGAAGGGTCCGATCCTTCGGCCGTGGTCTATGACGGCGTCAAGGCCGCCCGTTCCCGGGGCATGGACCTGGTCCTGATCGATACGGCCGGAAGACTTCATACCCGGGTGAACCTGATGGAAGAGCTGAAAAAAATCCGACGGGTCATCCGGAAGGAGGTCCCGGAAGGTCCCCATCAAACCTGGTTGATCCTCGATGCCACCATGGGCCAGAATGCTATTTCCCAGGCCCGCATCTTTAACGAAGCCATGGAGATCAACGGGATTATCCTCACCAAACTGGACGGGACGGCCAAGGGGGGGATTATCGTCGGCATCTGCAATGAACTGAAAATCCCCATCGAATATATCGGCATCGGCGAAAAAGTGGATGATTTGCAGCCCTTTAATCCGGAGGAATTTGTTCGGGCCTTGTTTTGA